A genomic segment from Rhodospirillum centenum SW encodes:
- the fabI gene encoding enoyl-ACP reductase FabI, translating into MLPITLEGKRGLVVGIANDSSIAYGCARAFRSLGADLAVTYLNAKAEPFVRPLAEGLDASLILPCDVREPGQLESVFDAVSQRWGKLDFLLHSIAFAPREDLHARVVDCSREGFLQAMDVSVHSFIRMAHLAEPLMAAGGCLQTVSFFGSEKVVEHYNLMGPVKAALESVVRYLAVELGPKGIRVHALSPGPLKTRAASGIDRFDQLLARAAERAPARHLVTIEDVGAYAAFLASDAAQAVTGSVEYIDGGYNILG; encoded by the coding sequence ATGCTACCGATCACGCTCGAAGGAAAACGTGGCCTTGTCGTCGGCATCGCCAATGACAGCTCCATCGCCTATGGCTGCGCCCGCGCCTTCCGGTCGCTGGGGGCGGACCTGGCCGTCACCTACCTGAACGCCAAGGCCGAACCCTTCGTCCGGCCGCTGGCCGAGGGGCTGGACGCCAGCCTGATCCTGCCCTGCGACGTGCGCGAGCCCGGCCAGCTCGAGTCGGTCTTCGACGCCGTCAGCCAGCGCTGGGGCAAGCTGGACTTCCTGCTGCACTCCATCGCCTTCGCCCCGCGCGAGGATCTGCATGCGCGGGTGGTGGACTGCTCCCGTGAGGGGTTCCTTCAGGCGATGGACGTGTCCGTCCATTCCTTCATCCGCATGGCGCATCTGGCCGAACCGCTGATGGCCGCCGGCGGCTGCCTCCAGACGGTCAGCTTCTTCGGCTCGGAGAAGGTGGTCGAGCACTACAACCTGATGGGGCCGGTCAAGGCGGCGCTGGAGAGCGTCGTGCGCTATCTGGCCGTGGAACTGGGGCCGAAGGGAATCCGTGTCCATGCCCTGTCGCCGGGACCGCTGAAGACCCGGGCGGCCAGCGGCATCGACCGCTTCGACCAGCTTCTGGCCCGCGCGGCGGAGCGGGCGCCGGCCCGGCATCTGGTCACCATCGAGGATGTCGGCGCCTATGCCGCGTTCCTGGCCAGCGATGCGGCGCAGGCGGTCACCGGTTCGGTCGAGTATATCGACGGCGGCTACAACATCCTGGGCTAG
- a CDS encoding succinylglutamate desuccinylase/aspartoacylase family protein has translation MTHTIDDLPLAHGRAGTRRVLRVHRFGTPGARPKAYIQAGLHADETPGHLVAQHLLAALKALDGAGAVTGEVVLVPVANPIGLDQIVLQSLSGRFELATGVNFNRSYADLSGAVADAVRGRLSGDRAADVALVRQELRRAAEALPTATQADALRRALLTLATDADLMLDLHCDFEAVMHLYTAPELWEEFRDLAARLGCEAAFLADQSGGHPFDEACSGVWWRLRERLGVDAEALPVACAATTIELRGQLAVDDATAARDAAAILDHLRHRGVLAGDPGPAPAPRCTATPLAGVDRVAAPEAGIVLFRVAPGERVEPGQVVAEVLEPESGVRHPCRARVAGPVWARHLNRFVAAGETVVSIAGTEPLAAPGTPLLTA, from the coding sequence ATGACCCACACGATCGACGACCTGCCCCTCGCCCACGGCCGCGCCGGCACCCGGCGCGTCCTGCGCGTCCACCGCTTCGGGACCCCGGGCGCCCGGCCCAAGGCGTACATCCAGGCCGGCCTGCATGCCGACGAGACGCCGGGCCATCTGGTCGCGCAGCACCTGCTGGCCGCGCTCAAGGCCCTGGATGGGGCCGGCGCCGTGACCGGGGAGGTCGTGCTGGTGCCCGTCGCCAACCCGATCGGACTGGACCAGATCGTGCTCCAGTCCCTGTCGGGCCGGTTCGAGCTGGCGACCGGCGTCAATTTCAACCGCAGCTATGCCGACCTGTCCGGCGCCGTGGCGGACGCCGTGCGCGGCCGGTTGTCGGGCGACAGGGCGGCCGACGTTGCCCTGGTCCGGCAGGAACTGCGCCGGGCGGCGGAGGCCCTGCCGACGGCGACGCAGGCGGACGCGCTGCGCCGGGCATTGCTGACGCTGGCGACGGATGCGGACCTGATGCTGGATCTGCACTGCGACTTCGAGGCGGTGATGCACCTCTACACGGCACCCGAGCTGTGGGAGGAATTCCGCGACCTTGCGGCCCGGCTGGGTTGCGAGGCCGCCTTCCTTGCCGACCAGTCGGGCGGCCATCCCTTCGACGAAGCCTGTTCGGGCGTCTGGTGGCGGCTGCGGGAGCGGCTGGGTGTCGATGCCGAGGCCCTGCCCGTCGCCTGCGCCGCCACGACCATCGAGCTGCGCGGCCAGCTTGCCGTGGACGACGCGACGGCAGCGCGGGACGCCGCCGCCATCCTGGACCATCTGCGCCACCGCGGCGTGCTGGCCGGCGATCCCGGCCCAGCACCGGCCCCGCGCTGCACCGCCACCCCGCTGGCCGGGGTGGACCGGGTGGCTGCGCCGGAAGCGGGCATCGTGCTGTTCCGGGTGGCCCCGGGCGAGCGGGTCGAGCCCGGCCAGGTGGTGGCGGAAGTGCTGGAGCCGGAGAGCGGCGTGCGCCATCCCTGCCGGGCGCGGGTCGCGGGTCCGGTCTGGGCCCGGCACCTGAACCGCTTCGTCGCTGCGGGCGAAACCGTGGTGAGCATCGCCGGCACGGAACCGCTGGCAGCCCCGGGAACGCCGCTGCTGACGGCGTGA
- a CDS encoding glycosyltransferase → MRRQASILFVNRVFPPDRGATGRLLRDLAGRFALAGWRVTVVADGAAAADGAPPGVRVVRSGGRGERLPGAAGYLGALARLTATALAQPAHDVAVTMTDPPMLACLGPLLRLRHGSRLIHWCQDLYPELFPVLGVGLPRPLLAGLSAVSTAALRRHDRIVAIGGCMRRRLLARGLPATRLEVLPNWGQPGLRPQEPDPAVREALAGGARVLALYAGNLGRAHPVAALAEAAAELAVTDPGVRILVAGDGRRRAALEGRAAGGTLHLLPYQDEAALARLYAAADLHLALLDPRAEGLMLPCKVAAGLAAGCPVVLHGPPGSDAARMIGAAGAVAPAGGPGALAAAIRAFARAPDRLAEARAAARRQAEDPAARWDADHAAARFLALAGSLRPGPSVPAGAAVPAGPAPP, encoded by the coding sequence ATGCGGCGGCAGGCATCCATCCTGTTCGTGAACCGGGTCTTTCCGCCCGACCGCGGCGCCACGGGCCGGCTGCTGCGCGACCTTGCCGGCCGCTTCGCCCTGGCCGGCTGGCGGGTCACGGTGGTGGCCGACGGTGCGGCCGCGGCGGACGGGGCTCCTCCGGGCGTGCGGGTCGTCCGCAGCGGCGGGCGCGGTGAGCGGCTTCCCGGTGCCGCCGGCTATCTGGGCGCGCTCGCCCGGCTGACGGCAACGGCCCTGGCGCAGCCCGCGCACGACGTGGCCGTGACCATGACCGACCCGCCGATGCTGGCCTGCCTGGGTCCGCTGCTGCGCCTGCGCCACGGCAGCCGTCTGATCCACTGGTGCCAGGACCTTTATCCGGAACTGTTCCCGGTGCTCGGTGTCGGGCTGCCGCGCCCCCTTCTGGCCGGGCTTTCCGCCGTCTCCACCGCGGCGCTCCGCCGGCACGACCGGATCGTCGCCATCGGTGGCTGCATGCGCCGGAGGCTGCTCGCGCGCGGCCTGCCCGCCACCCGGCTGGAGGTGCTGCCCAACTGGGGCCAGCCCGGCCTGCGCCCGCAGGAGCCCGATCCCGCTGTCCGCGAGGCCCTGGCCGGCGGCGCCCGTGTTCTGGCGCTCTACGCCGGCAATCTTGGCCGTGCCCATCCCGTGGCGGCGCTGGCCGAGGCGGCGGCGGAACTGGCTGTCACCGATCCGGGCGTGCGCATCCTGGTCGCTGGCGACGGCCGCCGCCGGGCTGCGCTGGAGGGGAGGGCGGCCGGGGGCACGCTGCACCTGCTGCCCTATCAGGACGAAGCCGCGCTGGCGCGGCTCTACGCCGCGGCGGACCTGCATCTCGCCCTGCTCGATCCGCGGGCGGAAGGGCTGATGCTGCCGTGCAAGGTGGCGGCCGGGCTGGCGGCGGGCTGTCCGGTCGTGCTGCACGGCCCGCCCGGCAGCGATGCGGCCCGGATGATCGGCGCGGCCGGGGCTGTCGCGCCGGCAGGGGGGCCGGGGGCCCTGGCAGCGGCGATCCGTGCCTTCGCCCGCGCGCCCGACCGACTGGCAGAGGCACGCGCCGCCGCCCGCCGGCAGGCCGAGGACCCGGCCGCGCGCTGGGACGCCGACCACGCGGCCGCCCGCTTCCTCGCCCTTGCCGGCTCCCTGCGGCCCGGTCCGAGCGTTCCGGCGGGGGCAGCCGTTCCCGCCGGACCCGCGCCGCCATGA
- a CDS encoding glycosyltransferase family 2 protein produces MSGSLLPLTVIVMVRNERTNLPGCLASLGGVAEVVVADSGSDDGSADLARAAGARVVPFVWNGAYPKKKQWCLELPELAHDWVLFVDADERLTPALRDELRDLFASGPTAAAYFLDSRPVVLGRMLRFGTRYRKIALMHRRRVRFPPCDDLAVAAMWEVEGHYQPLVEGAVGRLRAPLLHADAKPPFAWVERHNRYSDWEAWLDAGPGRAAILSTEGRGRQRLKRLFAALPGRPLAVFLYEYGVRLGFLDGRAGLHHALGRAFYYWLIAYKRDWIAAERSTGRDADPGRLR; encoded by the coding sequence ATGAGCGGTTCCCTGCTGCCGTTGACCGTCATCGTCATGGTCCGCAACGAACGGACCAACCTGCCCGGTTGCCTTGCCAGCCTGGGGGGCGTGGCGGAGGTCGTCGTCGCCGACAGCGGCAGCGACGACGGCTCGGCCGATCTCGCCCGGGCGGCGGGCGCCCGGGTCGTGCCCTTTGTCTGGAACGGGGCCTATCCGAAGAAGAAGCAATGGTGCCTGGAACTGCCCGAGCTTGCCCATGACTGGGTGCTGTTCGTCGATGCGGACGAGCGTCTGACCCCGGCGCTCAGGGACGAGCTGCGAGATCTGTTCGCGTCCGGGCCGACGGCGGCGGCCTATTTCCTGGACAGCCGGCCGGTGGTGCTGGGGCGGATGCTCCGGTTCGGCACGCGCTACCGCAAGATCGCCCTGATGCACCGTCGCCGTGTCCGCTTCCCGCCCTGCGACGATCTGGCGGTCGCGGCCATGTGGGAGGTGGAGGGGCATTACCAGCCGCTTGTCGAGGGAGCGGTCGGGCGGCTGCGGGCGCCGCTGCTGCATGCGGACGCCAAGCCGCCCTTCGCCTGGGTCGAGCGGCACAACCGCTATTCCGACTGGGAGGCATGGCTGGACGCCGGCCCCGGCCGGGCGGCGATCCTCAGTACGGAGGGCAGGGGACGACAGCGGCTGAAGCGCCTGTTCGCGGCGCTGCCGGGGCGGCCGCTGGCCGTCTTCCTCTACGAGTACGGGGTCAGGCTGGGCTTCCTGGACGGTCGCGCCGGCCTGCATCATGCCCTGGGACGGGCCTTCTACTACTGGCTGATCGCCTACAAGCGCGACTGGATCGCGGCCGAGCGCAGCACGGGCCGGGACGCCGATCCCGGCCGGCTGCGCTGA
- a CDS encoding helix-turn-helix domain-containing protein: MSAKKSSKKATLAKAYSLSKRGEGPNPIDIHVGQRLRLRRTLLGLSQETLGEAVGITFQQLQKYERGANRISASRLFNLSQVLGVPVTFFFEDLPASGPEAPLDGGSETQEFESMARRETLELVRAYYRIPDEGVRRRAFDLVKALAGEPEMSGQD, encoded by the coding sequence ATGAGCGCTAAGAAGAGCTCGAAGAAGGCCACGCTGGCGAAGGCCTATTCCCTGTCCAAGCGAGGGGAAGGCCCGAATCCCATCGATATTCACGTCGGGCAACGGCTGCGCCTGCGCCGCACGCTGCTGGGCCTGAGCCAGGAAACCCTTGGCGAGGCGGTCGGGATCACGTTCCAGCAGCTTCAGAAGTACGAACGCGGCGCCAATCGCATCAGTGCGAGTCGTCTGTTCAATCTGTCGCAGGTCTTGGGCGTGCCGGTGACCTTCTTTTTCGAAGATCTGCCGGCCAGTGGTCCCGAAGCACCGCTTGACGGTGGCAGCGAGACACAGGAATTCGAGTCCATGGCCCGGCGGGAGACGCTGGAACTGGTCCGCGCCTACTACCGCATCCCCGACGAAGGGGTGCGTCGCCGCGCCTTCGATCTGGTGAAGGCCTTGGCCGGCGAGCCGGAGATGTCCGGCCAGGACTGA
- a CDS encoding glycosyltransferase — protein MRRTDVPFFSIVTVVKDDAAGLIRTRESLWTQSWRDFEWLCADGGSTDGTADLLAGWAGELAWWRSGPDGGPFAAMNETAARARGRYLLFLNGGDRLAGPEVLAAVAAQALGHGCPGLLYGDTLEDPGDGRPRLRPARDVRHAWYGMPAHHCALFYRCDIVAGLAYPAGYRIAADYAYTLAALARVPDPRHLRMVVAEFAPGGLSRRHPALGRREQDRIRRDLLGMGPVSRSAIMAMQHLSSGLRRLAPATYACIRFRNTRQG, from the coding sequence TTGAGGCGGACCGACGTGCCCTTCTTCTCCATCGTCACCGTCGTCAAGGACGATGCGGCCGGCCTGATCCGGACCCGGGAATCCCTGTGGACCCAGAGCTGGCGTGACTTCGAATGGCTCTGCGCCGACGGCGGCTCGACCGACGGAACGGCAGATCTGCTGGCCGGCTGGGCGGGTGAGCTGGCCTGGTGGCGCAGCGGGCCGGACGGCGGCCCCTTCGCCGCGATGAACGAGACTGCCGCCCGGGCGCGGGGGCGCTACCTGCTGTTCCTGAACGGCGGCGACCGGCTGGCCGGCCCGGAGGTGTTGGCCGCCGTGGCGGCACAGGCGCTCGGGCACGGCTGTCCCGGCCTGCTCTACGGCGACACGCTGGAGGACCCGGGCGACGGCCGGCCCCGGCTGCGGCCGGCCCGCGATGTCCGCCACGCCTGGTACGGGATGCCGGCCCACCACTGCGCCCTTTTCTACCGCTGCGACATCGTTGCCGGTCTGGCCTACCCGGCCGGATACCGCATTGCCGCCGACTACGCCTACACGCTGGCGGCCCTGGCCCGCGTGCCGGACCCTCGGCACCTGCGGATGGTGGTGGCGGAGTTCGCCCCGGGCGGGTTGTCGCGGCGCCATCCCGCACTCGGTCGGCGGGAGCAGGACCGCATCCGGCGCGACCTGCTGGGGATGGGACCCGTGAGTCGCAGCGCGATCATGGCAATGCAACACCTAAGCTCCGGCCTGAGGCGACTCGCCCCAGCAACATACGCTTGCATCCGCTTTAGGAACACCCGCCAGGGATGA
- a CDS encoding SLBB domain-containing protein codes for MRLLLLVILLLLPVAVAAQEEEPSRLEALYSERAGEPLRRFGATVFDGRSAPTGPVLGAVADDHPLKAGDEVTVILRGQTSGSRTYAVGTDGMLAPDDLRPIAAAGRPLGEVRRQIVAEVAAVLPQTEAFVSLSRPRRLTALVLGEVTRPGRHDLPAFASVLDALYAAGGVAGTGSLRAIRVLEPGGPPGGVAVDLYDLLRDGTGTADRRLPDGSRIVVPTLGATVAVAGAVKRPGIYELPPGEPRLSLESLLDLAGGPLRPGPERALRLSFGHDGAERSTAVADPGAPLFGDGDVLLYAPARSDRLGTVTLGGHVRQPGPRSLGEAPTLERLLPPAELGPAPYLPFAALVRRSERIGARTLLPVDLSRPGDPDRGQPLADGDRLLVLGEADVAFLSSRRVLALLAGESPAADDGDCPALGALSARLAADPTGPLAAGAPARTAAALSGPDLPCPALFAAEPDLLPFALEHAALLRRGVLRPGLYPAAPGAAPTALVRAAGGVVGAGAAVASALPADRILDVGPPGVELAGAVRRPGVRPLAAARTLRALLGDGDVLAPDAYGLLAVVERFDRAGVARSLIPFAPVDVLAGTLDRALRDGDRVVILDSGWVRSLALGTGPEAALTGPDADLARLALDRVVQVRGAVTVPGAYPVAQPATLRDLVAAAGGLALEADAAAVEIVPALGKPPADGEGGDARPHRIDLSGPAGLTARAGPGDGIRVPARFHPREPRWVEIAGEVRQPGRYDLAPGERLSSLIARAGGLTPDAYPDGAVFTRDSARRAEEEGFRRVAAEMDRGLALALLRESPPSPAQVELTRQLADSLRAVRAVGRITVEADPAALASDPTADILLEPGDRILFPKRPLTVTVSGEVLSPASLRFVPGKEAADYLREAGGLTRFADRGLIFVLYPDGSSQPLAAPRGRYALLTIPPGSTLVVPRDPEPFEFLPVAQSVTTILSQLALTAAAVTAILDDD; via the coding sequence ATGCGGCTACTCCTCCTGGTCATCCTGCTGCTGCTCCCGGTCGCCGTCGCCGCCCAGGAGGAGGAGCCGTCACGGCTGGAGGCGCTCTATTCGGAGCGGGCGGGAGAGCCGCTGCGCCGCTTCGGCGCGACCGTGTTCGACGGACGCAGCGCACCGACCGGACCTGTCCTGGGTGCCGTGGCGGATGACCACCCCCTGAAGGCAGGGGACGAGGTGACCGTCATCCTGCGGGGCCAGACCTCCGGCAGCCGCACATATGCGGTTGGCACCGACGGAATGCTGGCGCCGGACGATCTGCGCCCGATCGCCGCAGCCGGCCGCCCGCTGGGCGAGGTGCGTCGGCAGATCGTGGCGGAGGTCGCCGCGGTTCTGCCGCAGACAGAGGCGTTCGTCAGCCTGTCCCGACCCCGCCGCCTGACGGCCCTGGTGCTGGGTGAGGTCACCCGCCCCGGACGCCACGATCTGCCGGCCTTCGCCAGTGTGCTCGACGCGCTCTACGCCGCCGGCGGGGTGGCCGGAACCGGCAGCCTGCGCGCCATCCGCGTGCTGGAACCGGGCGGGCCGCCGGGCGGCGTGGCCGTCGATCTCTACGACCTGCTGCGGGACGGAACCGGGACGGCCGACCGACGCCTGCCGGACGGCAGCCGCATCGTCGTGCCGACGCTCGGCGCCACGGTGGCCGTGGCCGGGGCGGTGAAGCGGCCGGGCATCTATGAACTGCCGCCGGGGGAGCCGCGGCTGTCCCTGGAGTCGCTGCTGGATCTGGCCGGCGGCCCCCTGCGCCCCGGCCCGGAACGGGCCCTGCGCCTCTCCTTCGGCCATGACGGGGCGGAGCGGTCCACCGCGGTGGCGGACCCCGGCGCACCGCTGTTCGGGGACGGCGACGTGCTTCTCTATGCCCCGGCCCGCTCCGACCGGCTGGGGACGGTGACGCTCGGCGGCCATGTCCGCCAGCCCGGCCCCCGCAGCCTGGGAGAGGCCCCCACGCTGGAGCGCCTGCTGCCGCCGGCGGAACTGGGCCCGGCCCCCTATCTGCCCTTCGCCGCGCTGGTGCGGCGGAGCGAGCGCATCGGCGCCCGTACCCTGCTGCCGGTGGACCTGAGCCGGCCGGGGGACCCTGACCGGGGGCAGCCCCTGGCGGACGGGGACCGGCTGCTGGTGCTGGGGGAGGCGGACGTGGCCTTCCTCTCCAGCCGGCGGGTGCTGGCGCTGCTGGCCGGGGAGAGCCCCGCCGCGGACGACGGGGACTGCCCCGCCCTCGGCGCCCTGTCCGCCCGGCTGGCGGCGGACCCGACAGGACCGCTGGCGGCCGGGGCACCGGCCCGGACGGCGGCGGCCCTGTCGGGGCCCGATCTGCCCTGCCCCGCCCTGTTCGCCGCGGAGCCCGACCTGCTGCCCTTTGCGCTGGAGCATGCGGCCCTGCTGCGCCGCGGCGTGCTGCGGCCGGGCCTCTATCCCGCCGCCCCCGGCGCGGCACCGACGGCGCTGGTGCGGGCGGCGGGCGGTGTCGTGGGGGCCGGGGCGGCGGTGGCGTCCGCCCTGCCGGCCGACCGGATCCTGGATGTCGGGCCGCCGGGGGTGGAACTGGCGGGCGCCGTCCGCCGGCCCGGGGTCCGCCCGCTGGCTGCCGCCCGGACCCTGCGCGCGCTGCTGGGTGACGGCGATGTGCTCGCCCCCGACGCCTACGGGCTGCTGGCGGTGGTGGAGCGGTTCGATCGCGCCGGGGTGGCCCGCAGCCTGATCCCCTTCGCGCCGGTGGACGTGCTGGCCGGCACCCTGGACCGCGCCCTGCGCGACGGTGACCGCGTCGTGATCCTGGACAGCGGGTGGGTGCGGTCCCTGGCCCTGGGAACGGGGCCGGAGGCGGCGCTTACCGGCCCCGACGCCGATCTGGCACGGCTGGCGCTCGACAGGGTCGTGCAGGTGCGTGGCGCGGTGACCGTGCCGGGCGCCTATCCGGTGGCGCAACCGGCAACGCTGCGCGACCTCGTCGCCGCTGCCGGCGGGCTGGCGCTGGAGGCCGATGCCGCCGCCGTGGAGATCGTGCCCGCCCTGGGGAAGCCCCCCGCAGACGGTGAGGGCGGCGATGCCCGGCCGCACCGGATCGATCTGTCCGGACCCGCCGGGCTGACGGCACGGGCGGGGCCCGGGGACGGCATCCGCGTTCCCGCCCGGTTCCACCCGCGCGAGCCCCGCTGGGTGGAGATCGCAGGCGAGGTCCGGCAGCCCGGCCGCTACGATCTGGCGCCGGGCGAGCGGCTGTCGTCCCTGATCGCGCGGGCCGGCGGATTGACACCGGACGCTTATCCGGACGGGGCCGTCTTCACCCGCGACAGTGCCCGCCGCGCCGAGGAGGAGGGGTTCCGCCGCGTCGCTGCGGAGATGGACCGGGGGCTGGCTCTGGCCCTGCTGCGCGAGTCGCCGCCCTCGCCGGCACAGGTGGAACTGACCCGGCAGCTTGCCGATTCCCTCCGCGCGGTCCGCGCTGTCGGCCGCATCACGGTGGAGGCGGACCCGGCGGCGCTGGCATCCGATCCGACGGCCGATATCCTGCTGGAACCGGGCGACCGCATCCTCTTCCCGAAACGGCCCCTGACCGTGACCGTCTCGGGCGAGGTGCTGTCGCCCGCCTCGTTGCGCTTCGTGCCGGGAAAGGAGGCGGCGGACTATCTGCGCGAGGCGGGCGGGCTGACCCGCTTCGCCGACCGTGGGCTGATCTTCGTGCTGTATCCCGACGGCAGCTCCCAGCCGCTGGCGGCGCCCCGGGGCCGCTATGCGCTGCTGACCATTCCGCCCGGCTCGACCCTGGTGGTACCGCGCGACCCGGAGCCGTTCGAGTTCCTGCCGGTGGCGCAGAGCGTGACCACCATCCTCAGCCAGCTTGCCCTGACGGCGGCGGCGGTCACCGCCATCCTCGACGACGATTGA
- the aguB gene encoding N-carbamoylputrescine amidase, which translates to MRNVTLAATQFACGRDRAANVAKAEEMVRRAHAAGARIILLQELFETPYFCKDQKAELFDLAAPAEGNPVLERMSRLARELEVVLPVSFFERANTAHYNSLAMIDADGTVLGIYRKSHIPDGPGYQEKYYFNPGDTGFRVFQTRYARVGAAICWDQWFPESARVMALQGAEVFCYPTAIGSEPQDASLDSRDHWQRVMQGHAGANLIPLIASNRIGREDGESCGITFYGSSFIAGPKGEKLAEAGREEETVLTATVDLDEAARTRTAWGVFRDRRPELYGPLLTLDGRTARG; encoded by the coding sequence ATGCGGAACGTGACCCTTGCCGCCACGCAGTTCGCCTGCGGCCGGGACCGCGCGGCGAATGTCGCCAAGGCCGAGGAGATGGTGCGCCGGGCGCACGCAGCCGGGGCACGGATCATCCTGCTGCAGGAGCTGTTCGAGACCCCCTACTTCTGCAAGGACCAGAAGGCGGAACTGTTCGACCTTGCCGCGCCGGCCGAGGGCAATCCGGTGCTGGAGCGGATGAGCCGGCTGGCCCGTGAGCTTGAGGTCGTGCTGCCGGTCAGCTTCTTCGAACGTGCGAACACGGCGCATTACAACTCTCTCGCCATGATCGACGCCGACGGGACCGTCCTGGGCATCTACCGCAAGAGCCATATCCCCGACGGTCCGGGCTATCAGGAGAAGTACTATTTCAACCCCGGCGATACGGGGTTCCGCGTCTTCCAGACCCGCTATGCCCGCGTCGGTGCCGCCATCTGCTGGGACCAGTGGTTCCCGGAGTCGGCGCGGGTGATGGCCCTCCAGGGGGCGGAGGTGTTCTGCTATCCCACCGCCATCGGCTCGGAACCGCAGGACGCTTCCCTCGACAGCCGCGACCACTGGCAGCGGGTGATGCAGGGCCATGCCGGCGCCAACCTGATCCCGCTGATCGCCAGCAACCGCATCGGCCGCGAGGACGGGGAGAGCTGCGGCATCACCTTCTACGGCTCCTCCTTCATCGCCGGACCGAAGGGGGAGAAGCTGGCCGAGGCCGGCCGGGAGGAGGAGACGGTGCTGACCGCGACCGTCGATCTGGACGAGGCGGCCCGGACCCGCACGGCCTGGGGCGTCTTCCGCGACCGCCGGCCCGAGCTTTACGGCCCGCTGCTGACCCTGGACGGCCGCACCGCCCGGGGCTGA
- a CDS encoding MarR family winged helix-turn-helix transcriptional regulator: protein MALSTRGPQELGPVLRDAYRAFYRALQQRIAPHGVTMGQWFFLRALWELDGVTQRELSQRVGMMEPTTVTALNGMERSGLVRRVRNPHDRRKVNVYLTDRGRELKTVLLPCLADVSRAAVVGLDHGSIERATQILNRMTANLDGAHLELDA from the coding sequence ATGGCCCTGTCAACGCGAGGACCCCAGGAGCTGGGGCCGGTGCTGCGCGATGCGTACCGGGCCTTCTACCGTGCCCTCCAGCAGCGGATCGCGCCCCATGGGGTCACCATGGGACAGTGGTTCTTCCTGCGGGCCCTCTGGGAACTGGACGGTGTCACGCAGCGCGAACTGTCGCAGCGTGTCGGCATGATGGAGCCGACGACCGTGACCGCCCTGAACGGGATGGAACGCAGCGGTCTGGTCCGCCGTGTGCGCAATCCGCACGACCGGCGCAAGGTCAATGTCTATCTGACGGACCGGGGGCGGGAGCTGAAGACAGTCCTGCTGCCTTGTCTGGCGGATGTCTCCCGCGCTGCCGTCGTCGGTCTCGACCATGGCAGCATCGAACGGGCGACCCAGATCCTGAACCGGATGACCGCCAATCTGGACGGTGCGCATCTCGAACTGGATGCCTGA
- a CDS encoding energy transducer TonB, whose translation MPLLAAATPAPLSPDPAARRARITRRALTLSAAAHLLGLGLLAGLAADPQRRAPLEETAVEVLVRPAGGEPSRAALRRAAAAALATVTGMPPATALDGTETAAGPETPQGLPHLAWPELPVRIAPPRLTAQATQALRAPDAPPPLPAPEPVDLESFIPRVPAGREASPSPARARPDNPTPAYPEAARRQGLQGKVLLRVTVGPSGEPVQVSLVESSGWALLDDAALETVKGWRFDPAHRDGLPVAAVVEVPVAFSLDQP comes from the coding sequence TTGCCCCTCCTGGCCGCTGCCACGCCCGCGCCCCTGAGCCCCGATCCCGCCGCCCGCAGGGCGCGGATCACCCGCCGCGCGCTGACCCTGTCCGCCGCGGCGCACCTGCTGGGGCTGGGCCTGCTGGCGGGACTGGCCGCCGACCCGCAGCGCCGCGCGCCCCTGGAGGAGACCGCCGTGGAGGTGCTGGTCCGCCCCGCGGGCGGGGAGCCGTCGCGGGCCGCCCTGCGCCGGGCCGCCGCCGCGGCCCTGGCGACGGTGACGGGGATGCCACCCGCCACCGCGCTGGACGGAACGGAGACAGCCGCCGGGCCGGAGACACCCCAGGGGCTGCCGCATCTGGCCTGGCCGGAACTGCCGGTGCGCATCGCCCCGCCCCGTCTGACGGCGCAGGCGACGCAGGCGCTGCGCGCGCCGGACGCGCCCCCGCCCCTGCCGGCGCCGGAGCCGGTGGACCTGGAGTCGTTCATCCCGCGCGTGCCCGCCGGCCGCGAGGCGTCCCCGTCGCCGGCCCGGGCACGGCCGGACAATCCGACCCCGGCCTATCCGGAGGCGGCCCGGCGCCAGGGCCTCCAGGGCAAGGTGCTGCTGCGGGTCACGGTCGGCCCCTCGGGAGAGCCGGTCCAGGTCTCCCTGGTGGAAAGCAGCGGCTGGGCCCTGCTGGACGATGCCGCCCTGGAGACAGTGAAGGGTTGGCGCTTCGACCCGGCACACCGGGACGGACTGCCCGTCGCCGCCGTGGTGGAGGTGCCGGTCGCGTTCAGCCTCGACCAACCCTGA